In Dromaius novaehollandiae isolate bDroNov1 chromosome 2, bDroNov1.hap1, whole genome shotgun sequence, one DNA window encodes the following:
- the CCN3 gene encoding CCN family member 3 — translation MLTGGGQRRPLPPLLLLLLLLCQVSGREAGCPRPCGGPCPAEPPRCAPGVPAVLDGCSCCLVCARQRGESCSALLPCDESSGLYCDRGPEDGGATGICMVLEGDNCVFDGMMYRSGESFQPSCRYQCTCRDGQIGCLPRCNLDLLLPGPDCPFPRKVEVPGECCEKWVCDPRDDAILGGFALAAYRQEATLGIDVSDSSANCIEQTTEWSACSKSCGMGFSTRVTNRNQQCEMVKQTRLCMMRPCENEEPSDKKGKKCIRTKKSLKAVRFEYKNCTSVQTYKPRYCGLCNDGRCCTPHNTKTIQVEFRCSHGKLLKKPMMLINTCVCHSNCPQSNNAFFQPLDLTSSEVKI, via the exons ATGCTGacgggcggcgggcagcgccggcccctgccgcccctcctgctgctgctgctgctgctgtgccag GTGAGCGGCCGGGAGGCGGGCTGCCCGCGGCCGTGCGGCGGGCCgtgccccgcggagccgccgcgctgcGCGCCGGGGGTGCCCGCCGTCCTGGacggctgctcctgctgcctggtGTGCGCCCGGCAGCGCGGCGAGAGCTGCTCCGCGCTGCTGCCCTGCGACGAGAGCAGCGGCCTCTACTGCGACCGCGGCCCCGAGGACGGCGGCGCCACCGGCATCTGCATGG TGCTGGAAGGGGACAACTGCGTCTTCGACGGCATGATGTACCGCAGCGGGGAGAGCTTCCAGCCCAGCTGCAGGTACCAGTGCACCTGCCGCGACGGGCAGATCGGCTGCCTGCCCCGCTGCAACCTGGACCTGCTGCTCCCCGGCCCCGACTGCCCCTTCCCCAGGAAGGTCGAAGTCCCCGGAGAGTGCTGCGAGAAGTGGGTCTGCGACCCCAGAGACGACGCGATTTTGGGAGGTTTTGCTCTGGCCG CATACAGACAGGAGGCCACACTGGGGATTGATGTGTCTGATTCCAGCGCCAATTGCATTGAGCAGACAACAGAATGGAGTGCTTGTTCCAAAAGCTGTGGCATGGGCTTTTCCACCCGGGTTACCAACAGAAATCAACAGTGTGAGATGGTGAAGCAGACACGGCTTTGCATGATGAGACCTTGTGAAAATGAAGAGCCATCTGATAAG aaagggaaaaaatgtatcCGAACAAAGAAGTCCCTGAAAGCTGTTCGCTTTGAGTACAAGAACTGCACGAGTGTGCAGACATACAAACCTCGTTACTGTGGCCTCTGCAACGATGGGCGATGCTGCACCCCACATAACACCAAGACAATCCAGGTCGAGTTCCGCTGTTCTCATGGCAAGCTCTTAAAAAAGCCAATGATGTTGATCAACACCTGTGTTTGTCATAGTAACTGTCCTCAGAGCAACAATGCTTTCTTCCAGCCATTAGATCTAACATCTAGTGAagtaaaaatatga